CGTCGACGACCAGCCCAATCGCCAGCACCATGCCGAACATGGACAGGGTGTTGATGGAAAAGCCCAGCGCCGGAAAGATGATGAAGGTGCCGATGAGCGAGACCGGCACGGCGAGCAAGGGGATGAGCGTCGCGCGCCAGCTCTGCAGGAAGAGGTAGACCACCAGGATGACCAGCAGCAGGGCGATGGCGAGGGTGAAGAGGATTTCCTGCAGGCCTTCGCGCACCGCCTGCGTGGTGTCGAGCGAGGGGACAGCGGCGACGCCGGGCGGAAAGCTGGCCTCCAGGGTTTTGAGGAGCGCGTTCACGCCGTTGGCGGTGTCGATGGCGTTGCTGCCGGGCAACTGGTAGACGGCCAGGATGGCGCTGGGTTTGCCGTTGAGCTGAGCCGCCTGGGTATAGGTTTGCGTGCCCAGTTCGATCTGCGCGACGTCTTTGAGGCGGACCACGCCGCCCTTGGGATTTTCCCGAACGACGATGTTGCCGAACTGCTCTGGGGTGGCGAGGCGTCCCTGGGCGCGGACGGCATAGGTGAACTGCTGGCCGCGCGGGGCGGGTTGGGCGCCCAGCTGGCCGCCGGGGTTGACGGTGTTCTGTGCCTGAACCGCCTGGATGACGTCGCTGACGGTCAGGCCGAGTTTAGCCAGGGCATCCGGGTTGAGCCAGACGCGCATGGCGTACTGCCCCGCACCGAAGACCTGCACGTTGGCGACTCCGGGCACGCGGCTGATCGGGTCCACCATGTTGATGAAGGCGTAGTTGGCCAGGAACTGGCTGTTGTGGCTGCCGTTGGGCGAGTAGATCGACACCAGCATCATGGGCGCGTGGGTGGACTTCTGCACCAATACGCCCTGCTCGTTGACCGCGGCGGGAAGCTGCGAAGCGGCCTGGGACTCGCGCATCTGGGAAAGGATGAGGTCGGTGTCAGGGTCGGTCTTGACGCCGAAGTCCACGATCATCGTCATCTGCCCGTTGGCATTGGCGTTGACCGAGTACATGTAATTCATGTTGTCGACGCCGCTCATTTTTTCGGCAATGGGCGTTGCGACCGATTGCGCCAGCGTCTGCGCGTCGGCGCCAGTAAAGAAGGCCGAGAGCTTGGTTTCCGGCGGAATGATCGCGGGAAACAGCGACACCGGCAGGCCGGCAACGACGATGATGCCGACGATCACCGTCAGAATGGCGATCACCATGGCGACGATGGGACGGCGGATGAAGAACTTCGAAAGCATTACTCGCCCGCTCCGCCCGCGCTTGCGGCGGTGACGGGCCGCACGCGAGCGCCTGCCCGGACTTTGCCGGTGCCTTCGACTACGACGCGCTCGCCGGGATTGAGGCCGCTGGTAATCACCCAGCCGGAGCCGGCGGTGGGACCGAGCTGCACCGGACGAATCGAGATGCGGTCGTCCGCGCCCACGACGGCGACTTCATTGCCACCCTGCACTTCGCTCACCGCCGATTGCGGCACCACGAGCGCACGGGCGAGGACGCGCGTAAGCGCACGGACCTTGACGGGCTGGCCGGGACGCAGGAGACCGCCGGGGTTGGGAAAGGAAGCGGCCAGCGCGATGGTGCCGGTATCGGAATTCACCGCGCGGTCGGCAAACAACACGGTGCCCGGATGCGGGTAGATGCTGCCATCGGCGAGGACAAGTTGCACGCCGGCACGGCCGTGCGGCGCGAGCAGATCGATGGCGCCATGCTGATGCGCCGCGCTGGCGAGGTAGTCCTGGGCGCTAATCGAAAAATACGCCTTGACCGGATTGAGCTGCGACACGGTGGTCAGGACCGTCTGCGGCGACACCAGGTTGCCGATCTGCACCTGCGCGATGCCGGCGACGCCGGTAATCAGCGAGTGCACTTGGGTAAACCCGAGATTGAGCGCGGCCTGTTCCACGCCGGCCTGAGCGGCTTTGACCGAGGCTTTGTCGGCGACGACGTTGGCCTCGGCCGCGGCAACCGCGGCACGCGCGGCGAGTCGCGCTTGCTGATCGTTCTGCAACTGGCTTTGGGGAATGGCGCGCGCGGCGGCCTCGGGCAGATCGCGGTTGACATCGAGCGTGGCGGCGCCCAGTTGCGCCCTGGCTTGCGCTACCTGCGCCGTGGCCTGCACGACTTGGCCTTCCGCCTGCGCCAGCTTGCCCTTGGTCTCGTCGAGCGCCGCCTGGAAGGGCCGCGGATCGATCGCAAACAGGATCTGACCCTTGCGCACGACCGAACCTTCGCGGTAGTCCTGCTTCACCAGGTAGCCGCTTACCTGGGGCTGAATATTGGCGTTGACGTAGCCGGACAGCGTGGCGACCCAGTCGGTATGCACCTCGACCGCCTGCTGCTGGGCGGTAGCCACGACCACCGGAATGGGCGGCGGCGGCGCGGCCGCGGCGTGAGAACGCGCGCAGCCGGCGGCGAGGGCGGCCGCCGCCAGCAAAAGAACGAGCTTGGCTTTCATGTGGTTAAATCTCCGATGCGATCCTCGAGATAGCGGGCGAGAATGCCCTCAAAATCCTGCCAGCCGGCGCGGCGGCTGGCCGCGGGCAGCGAGAGCATGCCGCGCAGCAATTGCTGGATGACCGCTGCATGCTGCAGGGCGCGCGGGGCTCCCAGGCGCGGGCGCCAGGCACGTAAGACGGCGGCGATGCGGCGGCGGAACTGACTGCGGCGGCGAGCGGATCCCTCGGTGCGGGGCGCATCGAGGAGAGCGGCAAAGCCGGGGCAGGTGCGGTCGATTTCAAACTCCAGTTGCACCAGGCGCGCGGCCAGCGCCGGGGCGGGCAGACGCGGCGCCGCGGCGCGCAACTGCGCCCAGAGCGGGGCCGCAGCGGTGGTATAACGCTCACGCAGCACTTCGGCAATGGCTTCCTTATGGGGATAGAACTGATAGAGCGAGCCGACGGCCGCGCCCGCGCGTCCGGCGATGCCGCACATGGTGGCGCCGGCGTAGCCCTGACGGGCCATTTCGGCGCCGGCGGCGGCCAGCAGGCATTCGACCTTCAACCTGCCCCGCGCCTGCGACGGCACCCGCCGCCTGATGGCAGAACGTGAATCCACATTCACATCTTAGCAGGTCCGGCATGAAGCGGCCGTCACGTCATCCCTTGCACTTCTATAAGAAGTGGCCGCAGTCGCAGCTTTGCCAGCGCGGCGGGCGGCGCGTTGAGTAGCAGCCCGGCAGACGAGGTTCCGCGTCGGGTGTCCATACTTATTTAGAGACGGACTGGAGTCAGGAAGTTGGTCAGCGAGACGATCTCATTTGCGTCACAACTTGGAACACTGCGCGCGAGGGCATGTCGCGGAGCCTCATCGCGCCTCTTTGACCCCTGCTAGGATTGAGCCATGCAGGTCTTTCCAGATCCGGCCGCGCTGGCCAGTCTCTGCCATCAGTTCCAGATCCGCCGCTTATCGCTATTCGGCTCGAACCTGCACGGCGCGGCCAAGCCCGACAGCGATGTCGACCTGCTGGTCGAATTCGAACCCGGGGCCCGGCCGAGTCTGCTCACCATGGCGGATATCGAGATTCGGCTGTCGGCGCTGCTGGGAGGCCGCCGCGTCGACCTCCGTACGGCAAGGGACCTGAGCCAGCACTTTCGCGACGAGGTGGTGCGCACAGCAGCGCCACTCTATGCTTCCGTCTGACCGCGTCCGTCTGCGCCATATCGCCGAGGCGCTTTCCGGCGCCATTGAATTTACGCGGGGACGTACGCGAGATCAAATGGCGACGGATCGAGCCTTGGCATTTGCCGCGGCGCGCGCCATCGAAATTGCCGGCGAGGCTGCCAGCAAGCTCAGCTCCGAATTTCGGCAGCAGCACCCGGGCATTCCCTGGCCGCAGATCATCGGCATGCGCAACCGGCTCGAGGACGCCTACTTCGACATCGATCCTGACATCCTGTGGGAGACGGCTGTCGTCGCCGCCGCGGAGCTTCTGCCGCAAATTCTGCACTTGCTTGCAGAGTAGACGGCAGCTATTTCTTTTCGAAGTGCTTGGCGTTGATTTCGGCGAAGAGGTCCCATTTTTGCGGGAGGTCTTCGCGGGCGAAGATGGCGGCTACCGGGCAGACGGGGACACAAGCGCCACAGTCGATGCATTCCTGCGGGTCGATGTAGAGCTGGGTTTCCGGTTCAAAGTCACCTTCGTCCTTGCGGGGATGGATGCAATCGACCGGGCAGGCATCCACGCAAGCGGTGTCTTT
The sequence above is drawn from the Acidobacteriota bacterium genome and encodes:
- a CDS encoding ferredoxin family protein; this translates as MAYVIAEPCINVKDTACVDACPVDCIHPRKDEGDFEPETQLYIDPQECIDCGACVPVCPVAAIFAREDLPQKWDLFAEINAKHFEKK
- a CDS encoding efflux RND transporter periplasmic adaptor subunit, with protein sequence MKAKLVLLLAAAALAAGCARSHAAAAPPPPIPVVVATAQQQAVEVHTDWVATLSGYVNANIQPQVSGYLVKQDYREGSVVRKGQILFAIDPRPFQAALDETKGKLAQAEGQVVQATAQVAQARAQLGAATLDVNRDLPEAAARAIPQSQLQNDQQARLAARAAVAAAEANVVADKASVKAAQAGVEQAALNLGFTQVHSLITGVAGIAQVQIGNLVSPQTVLTTVSQLNPVKAYFSISAQDYLASAAHQHGAIDLLAPHGRAGVQLVLADGSIYPHPGTVLFADRAVNSDTGTIALAASFPNPGGLLRPGQPVKVRALTRVLARALVVPQSAVSEVQGGNEVAVVGADDRISIRPVQLGPTAGSGWVITSGLNPGERVVVEGTGKVRAGARVRPVTAASAGGAGE
- a CDS encoding DUF86 domain-containing protein, whose product is MLPSDRVRLRHIAEALSGAIEFTRGRTRDQMATDRALAFAAARAIEIAGEAASKLSSEFRQQHPGIPWPQIIGMRNRLEDAYFDIDPDILWETAVVAAAELLPQILHLLAE
- a CDS encoding TetR/AcrR family transcriptional regulator — translated: MDSRSAIRRRVPSQARGRLKVECLLAAAGAEMARQGYAGATMCGIAGRAGAAVGSLYQFYPHKEAIAEVLRERYTTAAAPLWAQLRAAAPRLPAPALAARLVQLEFEIDRTCPGFAALLDAPRTEGSARRRSQFRRRIAAVLRAWRPRLGAPRALQHAAVIQQLLRGMLSLPAASRRAGWQDFEGILARYLEDRIGDLTT
- a CDS encoding nucleotidyltransferase; this translates as MQVFPDPAALASLCHQFQIRRLSLFGSNLHGAAKPDSDVDLLVEFEPGARPSLLTMADIEIRLSALLGGRRVDLRTARDLSQHFRDEVVRTAAPLYASV